TTCGGTCACTGCATGGGCGCGGTCGTGGCGTTCGAGTTCGCCCGCGTCGCCGAACGCAACGGTGTTGCGGTGGAGGCACTCTGGGTCTCGGCGAGTGAGGCGCCCTCGGCGGTCGCCGCATCGCCGGCGCTGCCGACGGGGCAGGCCGAGATCATCGCCGAGATGGTCGACCTCGGCGGCACCGACCCGCAACTGCTGGCCGATCCGGACTTCGTCGAACTGCTGCTCACGGCGGTGCGCGCCGATTACGAGGCGTTCAACCGGTACTCGTGCGACGCCGGCGTGACCATTGCGGCTGACATCTACGCCCTCGGCGGCGACCAGGACCATCGCATCAGCGAGGACATGTTGCGCGGCTGGGAGATCCACACCGAGGGCGCGTTCACGCTGTCGATGTTCGACGGTGGGCACTTCTACCTCGACGACCACACCGAGGACGTCGCGGAGCTGGTCAATGAGCTCTGACGAGGACACCCCACCGGACCCGGTCGTCATCGTCGGGATGGCACTGGAGGCCCCCGGCGGGGTCACCACCGCCGACGACTACTGGGCGTTGCTCACCGACGAGCGCGAGGCACTGGGCCGCTTCCCGCGCGACCGCGGCTGGGACATCGGCGCACTGCTCGACGGGTCGCGCCGCGACGGCTTCAAACCCATCCACGACCTGGGGGGTTTCCTTTCCAGTGCAGGAGAATTCGATCCCGGGTTCTTCGGCATCTCGCCGCGTGAGGCCGTCGCCATGGATCCGCAACAGCGGGTCGCTCTGCGCGTGGCATGGCGGGCGCTGGAGAACAGCGGCATCAACCCCGACGACCTCGCCGGACACGAAGCCGGCTGCTACGTCGGCGCCTCGGGTCTGGAGTACGGACCCGCCCTGTCCGAGTTCTCCCACCACAGCGGCCATCTGATCACCGGGACCTCGCTGGGCGTCATCGCAGGCCGGATCGCCTACACGCTGGATCTCGCCGGGCCCGCCCTCACGATCGACACGTCCTGCTCGTCGGCGCTCACCGCGTTGCACACCGCGGCCGCTGCGGTGCGTGCGGGGGATTGCGATCTGGCGCTGACCGGTGCGGTGTGCGTGATGGGCACGCCCGGATACTTCGTGGAGTTCGCCAAACAGCACGCACTGTCCGACGACGGCCACTGCCGTCCCTACAGCGCGCATGCGAGCGGCACCGTCTGGGCCGAGGGCGCGGCGATGTTCGTCCTGCAACGCAAGTCGGCCGCGCTTCGCGACGGGCGGCGCATCCTCGCCGAGGTCCGGGCCACCGCGCTCACCCAGGACGGCCGCACCACGGGCCTGACCGCGCCGAGTGGCGCGGCGCAGGAGCGCCTGTTCCAGAGGGCCATCGACCGCGCCGGAGTCCGCCCCGAAGAGGTCGGGATGATCGAAGGTCACGGCACCGGCACCCGACTGGGAGATCGCACCGAACTGCGTTCGCTGGCACGGACATACGGCGCCACCGCGCCCGGCACGGGTGCGGTGCTGGGTTCGGTGAAATCGAACGTGGGCCACGCCCAGGCGGCCGCTGGTGGACTTGGGCTCGCCAAGGTGCTGCTCGCCGGTCAGCACGCGGCGGTCCCGGCAAGCCTGCACGTCGACCAGGCGAGCCACGAGATCGATTGGGAAGCCCAGGGATTGCGTCTGGCCACCAAGCTCACGCCGTGGCCCGCGGTCAACGGCGAGCGCATTGCGGCGGTGTCGGCGTTCGGGATGAGCGGCACCAACGCACACGCGATCGTCGCGATCCCGGACCGGGAGGCGGCGTGATGGCGACCGGCACGCTGTCGGACGGGCGAGTTCCCGTCGTGCTCAGCGCGCACGCCGAGGACCTGATCGCACATGATGCGGCCGCGATCCTGCGGTACCTGGACAGCAGGCCCGACACCGCGCCGTCGGATGTGGCCCACACGCTGTTGCGTACCCGCCGCCTGCGCCGGCACCGCGCGGTGATCCGGGCCGCGGGCACCGACGAACTCAGGTCGGCACTTCAGTCGCTCGTCGCCGGCGACGACCACGAGCTCGTGACGAGAGCCGCTGCACCGCCGCCCGGTTCGCGGCGGCGTATCGCGTTCGTGTTTCCCGGTCAGGGCAGCCAGTGGCCGTCGATGGGGGTCGAGGCCTACCGGCTCGACGAGTACCGCGCCGAGGTCGACCGCTGCGCCGCCGAGTTCCACGCGGCGGGCGTGGCCTCACCGTTGGACTACCTGCTCGCCGATCCCGGTTCCGGCCTCACCACCAACGACTTCTCGCAGGTGCAGATCCAGGGTGCGCAGTTCGTGCACGGCGTCGCACTGGCGCGGGTGTGGCGGTCCCACGGGGTGGTGCCCGACATGACGGTGGGCCACAGCCTCGGTGAGATCGGCGCGGCCTACCTCGCGGAGGCCATCACGCTGCCCGAGGCGGTGGCGATCGTGATCGCCCGCGCCACGGTGCTGGACCGGCTCACCGGCCCGTACCGCGTCGCGGTGCTCGGCATCACGCCGGAGCAGGCCGCCGAGGTGATCGCCGAAACCCCCGGGTGGCTGGAGCTTTCCGTGGTGAACTCGCCGTCGTCGGTCGCGGTGTCGGGGGAGACCGAGGCCGTGGCCGCTGCCGTGCGCACGGTCGCCGGGCGCGGCGCGTTCGCCAAGGAGATCGAGATGTGGTTCCCGGCGCACACCACCGCGCTCGACGGGGTGCGCGACGAACTCCTCGCCCTGCTGCCCGCCGGGCGGTTCGGCGAGACCCCGGTGCAGTTCATCGGGTCCGCGACAGCCGATGTCGTCGCGGCGGGAACGGATTTCGCCGACTACTGGTATGCGAACCTGCGCAGCACCGTGCGGTTCGACCAGGCGGTCACCCGCGCCGCGCGCCGCGGCGCCCGGATCTTCGTCGAGCTCTCGGCGCATCCCGCGCTGTTGTTCAACATGGGCGAACTGCTCGACGAGTCCACCCGCGGTGTGGTCACGGTCGGATCCGGCCGACGCGGCGAACCGCTGCCCGAGCGGCTCGCCGCCAACATCACCACCGTGGCGCTGGCCGATGCGGGATACCGCTGGGGCGATCGGCTCGGCGGCGGACATGCTGTGCTGCCCGATTTCCCGTTCGCGCCCATGCGTGCCGAACACCTCTGGGCGCAACCGGATCCGCTTCCCCCGGTCCCGGGCTTGACGGTCGCCGTCGAACACTGGCAGCCGGCGGCTGCACCCGCGGTCACCGGCCCACATCGCATCGCCGTGCTGGATCTCGACCCGCGGTGCACGGTCGCCGAGGCCCTGCGTGCCGCGGCGCGGGGCATCGACGGCGTCGAGGTGGTCGCGCCCGCCGAGGCCGAGGTACTCGTCGTCGTCGCACCGATGCTGACCGAGGACGACCCGGTGGTCACAGCCGAGGAACTCGGCCGCCGCATCGACGGCGGCCTGTTGCGGTACCCAGAGGTGTTCACCGACACCACGCGCGAGGTCTGGCTGCTGACCGGCCGCGGCGAACGTGTTCCGGTGGACCGCGACGCCGCGCTGCCCGTCGGTGCGGCCATGGCCGCGATGCACCGCAGCATCGCCTTCGAACACCCCGACCAGACCTTCCGGCGCCTCGACATCCCGGTGGACCTGGCTGCCGGCTCAGACGCCGAAGCCGCGATCGCCGCGGTGCTCACCGGCAGCTGCGATCTCGCGCTGCGCACCGGCGATTCCGGCATCACGCTCTGGCGCCGCGGCATGCGCGACGCGGCGTCGGAAGGTCAACCCTGGCCCGACGGTGTGCTCGACGACGTCGTGATCACCGGCGGCACGGGGGCGGTCGGACTGCAGTTCGCGCGACGCCTCGCGGCCCTGGGCGCGCGGCGCATCGTGTTGCTGAGCCGCAGCGGGACCGACCGGGCGGGAGTGCGCGACCACATCGGCGAATTAGCTGAGAGGGTCGAGGTCATCGCTGCGCGTTGCGATCTCACCGATGCCGCACAACTGCGCAACGTCGCCGCCGAGTTCGGCGGCCGTGGCGCGTCTCTGGTGGTGCACGCCGCGGCGACGGCGACCATCGCCACCGGCGACGAGCTCACCGGTGCCGCTGCCCAGGCGACGTTCACCGCCAAGCTCGCAGGCATCGACAACCTGCTCGCGGCCTGGCCCGTGCGACCGGATGCCCGAATCCTGCTGTGCTCCTCGGTGTCCGGGCTGTGGGGTGGATATGGGCACGCGGCGTACGCGGCGTCGAACCGCCTGCTCGACGTGATGGCCGACCGGCTGCGCCTGCGGGGGCACCGCTGCACTGCGGTGCGCTGGGGCCTGTGGCCCGGTGCGGGGATCATCGACGGTGACGACATCACGCGCGTCGAGCGGTCGGGCCTTCGCGCCATGGCGCCGGACCGCGCGGTCGACACCGGCCTGCAGGACCTCGTCGCCGACCCGCTGGTGTTCAGCGCCGACGCCGAGCGCCTCGCGACGTTCCTCGGTGCCGACACCGGGCACGAATCCGTCTCGGCGCCGCGGCAATCCACCGAGACCGACACCGACACGCCCACCGCCGACGTCGACGCGCACGCCGCGGTACGCACGGCGTTGGGCGCGGTACTCAAGCTGACCGATACGACCGGTCTCGACCTCGACGCGTCACTGCTGGACCTCGGCGTCGACTCGCTGCTGGCACTCGACCTGCGAAAGAAGCTCAAGAAGGCCATCGGGCGCTCGGTGCCGCTGGCCACCCTGCTCGGCGGCGTGACCGCCACCGAGTTGATCGAGCACCTCGAAAGATCCGAAAAGGAAACCTTCTCGCGTGACTGACATCGCCGAAACCGCGACGGCCTCCCCCGTCAACGCCCGCCTGGAGTTGATGCGGCGCAAGCTCGCCGAGCGCGGCCTGGCGGCCGAACACGCGGCGGCCGACACCGCACCGGCCGCCGACCCCACGGTGTTGTCCGACGGACAGCGCCGCATGTGGTTCGTGCAGGGGTTCGATCCGAGTGGGGTGCTGCTCAACGTGAGCCTGTCCTACCGGCTCACCGGTGACATCGACGCCGACCGCCTGCACGCCGCGGTCGAAGCGGTGGCGCGGCGCCACCCGATCCTGCGGACGACGTTCCGGGCTGATGACAACGGTGAACCGCACGCGGTGGTTCACGAGGTTCACGAGGACCTCGCACCGTCGTGGACGACGCACGATCTGTCGGAGAAGTCCGAGCGGGCCCGCAAGCTGCGCCTGGAGGTACTGGCACAGCGTGAGTTCGGCACCCCGTTCGACCTGGGCACCGAGTCGCCGCTGCGCCTCACGCTCATCAAGACCGGACCGGCCGAGCACGTACTGCTGCTCGTCGCGCACCACATCGCCTGGGACGACGGGTCGTGGCGGGTGTTCTTCACCGACCTCACCCGGGCCTACGCGGGCCACCAGCTGCCCGCGACACCGCGCGCTGCCATCCCCGCCGCGGACACCACCGACGAGGACCTCGGCTACTGGCGCGAGGTCATGGCGAATCCGCCTGAACCGCTCGAACTTCCGGGACCCAACGGTTCGGTGGTGCCCACCGACTTCCGCTCGCAGCGCAGCACGGTACGGCTGTCGGCCGACACCGTCGAGAAGGTGACAGCCCTGGCCCGCGAGACCGGTGCCACGCCGTACATGGTGCTGCTGGCCGCGTTCGGCGCACTGATCGAGCGCTACACCCACACCGACGACTTCCTGGTCGCCACCCCGGTGCTCAACCGCGACTCGCAGGACACCATCGGCTACTACGGCAACACCGTCGCGATGCGCTTGCGCCCGCGTGGGGACGCCGGCTTCCGCGAGCTGGTGCTGCAGACCCGCGAGGTCGCGCTCGGGGCGTTCGCCCATCAGCGTGTCAACCTGGATCGGGTTGTGCGTGAACTCAACCCGGACCGGCGTCACGGCGCCGAGCGGATGACGCGGGTGAGCTTCGGATTCCGCGAACCCGACGGCGGCGGATTCTGCCCCGCCGGTGTGACCTGCGAACGTGCCGAACTGCGTGGCAGTCACACGCAGTTGCCGCTGGGTTTCATGGTCGAGTGGGACGCCACCGGCGCCACGGTGGAGGCCGAACACCTCACGCAGGTGCTCGACGCGGGCCTGGCCGAGCAGATGCTGCGCCACTTCACCGTGCTGCTGGACAACGCGCTCGCCGATCCCGAGCGTGCGCTGTGGCGCCTGGACCTGTTCACCGCCGAGGACGCCGAGTGGTTGACGCGGATGGCCACCGGTGAGGCCTTCGACACGCCCGCAACCACCCTGACCGACCTGGTGACCCGGCAGGCCGAACGCACCCCGGACGCGACGGCCGTGGTCTACGAGGGCAGGCACTACACCTACCGCGAGATCAACGAGGCCGCGAACCGCGTGGCGCACTGGCTCATCGCGCAGGGCATCGGCACCGAGGACCGCGTCGCGGTGCTGCTGGAGAAGTCACCGGAGTTGGTGATCACCGCGCTCGGCATCGTGAAGGCGGGTGCGGTGTACCTGCCCGTCGATCCGACCTATCCCGAGGATCGGCTGAGCTACATCCTGTCCGACTCCGATCCCGGGATCGTGCTGCGCGAGTTCGTCACGGGCCTCGACGCATACCCGACATCGGACCCCACCGACGCCGACCGGGTGCGCCCGCTGCGGCCCGACAACACCGCGTACCTCATCTACACGTCCGGGTCGACCGGTCTGCCCAAGGGCGTGCCGGTGCCGCACCGTCCGATCGCCGAGTACTTCGTGTGGTTCGGCGGCGAATACAACGTCACCAACGACGACCGCCTGCTGCAGGTCGCGTCCCAGAGCTTCGACGTGTCGATCGGGGAGATCTTCGGCATGCTGGCCGCCGGTGCGCGCCTGGTGATCCCGAAACCCGGCGGCCTCACCGACATCGGCTACCTCACCGAGCTGCTGCGCAACGAGGGCATCACCTCGATGCACTTCGTCCCGTCGCTGCTCGGGCTGTTCCTGTCGCTGCCCGGCGTCAACGAGTGGCGCACGCTGCAGCGCGTGCCGATCGGCGGCGAGGCACTGCCCGGTGAGATCGCCGACAAGTTCCACGCCACGTTCGACTCGCTGCTGCACAACTTCTACGGGCCCACCGAGACCGTGCTGAACTGCACGCGATACAAGGTCGAGGGCAAACAGGGCGCGCGCATCGTGCCGATCGGAAAACCCAAGATCAACACCACGATCCACCTGCTCGACGACGCGTTGCAACCGGTGCCGGTCGGCGTGATCGGCGAAATCTACATCGGCGGAACCCATGTCGCGCACGGCTATCACCGGCGCCCCGGCCTGACCGCCGAGCGCTTCGTGGCCGACCCGTTCAACCCCGGTGGCCGGATGTACCGGTCGGGTGATCTCGCGCGGCGCAACGCCGACGGCGAGATCGAATTCGTCGGACGCGCCGACGAGCAGGTCAAGATCCGCGGCTTCCGCATCGAACTCGGTGAGGTGTCCTCGGCGATCTCGGTGGACCCCTCGGTGGGGCAGGCCGTGGTGGTGGTCAGCGATCTGCCGAGCCTCGGCAAGAGCCTGGTCGCCTACGTCACGCCCGCCGCGGGCGCCGACCACGTCGACATCGAACGCATCCGGGCCAGGGTGACCGCGGCGCTGCCGGAATACATGGTGCCCGCGGCCTACGTCGAACTCGACGCGATCCCGATCACCGCGCACGGCAAGATCGACCGCCGGGCGCTGCCCGAGCCGCAGATCGCCTCCAGCACCGAGTTCCGCGAACCATCCACGGACACCGAACTGCAGGTGGCCGGGCTGTTCGCCGAACTGCTCGACCGGGCCCGGGTCGGTGCCGACGACTCGTTCTTCGACCTCGGCGGCCACTCGCTGCTGGCCACCAAACTGGTTGCGGCCGTGCGCGGCCGCTGCGGCGTCGACGTCGGCGTGCAGGACATCTTCGAACACGCCACGGTGGCCGGCCTCGCGGCGCACATCGACGAACTGTTGGCGTCGGGCGCGTCGGCAGGCCGTCCCGGCATCGTCGCGGTGGTGCCCCACGACGGCCCGCTGCAGATGTCGGCCGCGCAGTTGCGGCAGTGGTTCCAGTTCCGCATCGATGTGTCGACGGCCGGGCCCAACCCGGTCAACAACGTGCCGTTCGCGGCGCGCCTGGCCGGGCCCTGCGACGTCGAGGCGCTGATCGACGCGGTGAGCGACGTGGTCGAGCGGCACGAGATCCTGCGCACCACCTACCGCGAGATCGACGGTGCGCCGCACCAGATCATCCATCCGCCCGCCCCGGTGCCGGTGCGCCGGGCGCACGGCGACGGGGAGGACTGGCTGCAGGCCGAACTCGACGCCGAACGCAGGTACTGCTTCGACCTGGAGACCGACTGGCCGATCCGGGCCGCGGTGCTTTCCACCGGTGAGCACCACGTGCTGTCGCTCGTGGTGCACCACATCGCCGCCGATCACTGGTCGGGCACGGTGCTGTTCACCGATCTGCTCACGGCCTACCACGCCCGCCACGCCGGCGCCCCGGTCCAATTGCCGCCGCTGCCGGTGCAGTACGCCGACTTCGCCGCATGGCAGGCCGACCTGCTGGCCGGCGCCGACGACACGATCGACGAGCAACGCCGGTACTGGACAAGGCAATTGGCCGGGCTGCCCGAGGAGAACGGGCTGTACCCGGATTTCCCGCGGCCCCCGGTGCCCACCGGCGAGGGTGCGGCGCTCGACTTCGGCATCGACGCCGACACCAGAGCCAAGCTGATCGAGCTGACCCGGGAACTCGGCGTCACCGAGTTCATGCTGCTGCAGGCCGCGGTCGCGATCGCGCTGCACAAGGCCGGGCAGGGCACCGACATCCCGCTGGGCACTCCGGTGGCCGGCCGCACCGCCCCCGAACTC
This region of Mycolicibacterium goodii genomic DNA includes:
- a CDS encoding thioesterase II family protein, with amino-acid sequence MTGTQVSFRPWIKTYPAEDTVGGGAKPTLVFPHAGGAALAYRPLGLALAEAGSDAYVMQYPRRGDRLSHPAHATVGDLARDLFESGDWSQLAPLRLFGHCMGAVVAFEFARVAERNGVAVEALWVSASEAPSAVAASPALPTGQAEIIAEMVDLGGTDPQLLADPDFVELLLTAVRADYEAFNRYSCDAGVTIAADIYALGGDQDHRISEDMLRGWEIHTEGAFTLSMFDGGHFYLDDHTEDVAELVNEL
- a CDS encoding polyketide synthase, which translates into the protein MSSDEDTPPDPVVIVGMALEAPGGVTTADDYWALLTDEREALGRFPRDRGWDIGALLDGSRRDGFKPIHDLGGFLSSAGEFDPGFFGISPREAVAMDPQQRVALRVAWRALENSGINPDDLAGHEAGCYVGASGLEYGPALSEFSHHSGHLITGTSLGVIAGRIAYTLDLAGPALTIDTSCSSALTALHTAAAAVRAGDCDLALTGAVCVMGTPGYFVEFAKQHALSDDGHCRPYSAHASGTVWAEGAAMFVLQRKSAALRDGRRILAEVRATALTQDGRTTGLTAPSGAAQERLFQRAIDRAGVRPEEVGMIEGHGTGTRLGDRTELRSLARTYGATAPGTGAVLGSVKSNVGHAQAAAGGLGLAKVLLAGQHAAVPASLHVDQASHEIDWEAQGLRLATKLTPWPAVNGERIAAVSAFGMSGTNAHAIVAIPDREAA
- the mbtD gene encoding mycobactin polyketide synthase MbtD; the encoded protein is MATGTLSDGRVPVVLSAHAEDLIAHDAAAILRYLDSRPDTAPSDVAHTLLRTRRLRRHRAVIRAAGTDELRSALQSLVAGDDHELVTRAAAPPPGSRRRIAFVFPGQGSQWPSMGVEAYRLDEYRAEVDRCAAEFHAAGVASPLDYLLADPGSGLTTNDFSQVQIQGAQFVHGVALARVWRSHGVVPDMTVGHSLGEIGAAYLAEAITLPEAVAIVIARATVLDRLTGPYRVAVLGITPEQAAEVIAETPGWLELSVVNSPSSVAVSGETEAVAAAVRTVAGRGAFAKEIEMWFPAHTTALDGVRDELLALLPAGRFGETPVQFIGSATADVVAAGTDFADYWYANLRSTVRFDQAVTRAARRGARIFVELSAHPALLFNMGELLDESTRGVVTVGSGRRGEPLPERLAANITTVALADAGYRWGDRLGGGHAVLPDFPFAPMRAEHLWAQPDPLPPVPGLTVAVEHWQPAAAPAVTGPHRIAVLDLDPRCTVAEALRAAARGIDGVEVVAPAEAEVLVVVAPMLTEDDPVVTAEELGRRIDGGLLRYPEVFTDTTREVWLLTGRGERVPVDRDAALPVGAAMAAMHRSIAFEHPDQTFRRLDIPVDLAAGSDAEAAIAAVLTGSCDLALRTGDSGITLWRRGMRDAASEGQPWPDGVLDDVVITGGTGAVGLQFARRLAALGARRIVLLSRSGTDRAGVRDHIGELAERVEVIAARCDLTDAAQLRNVAAEFGGRGASLVVHAAATATIATGDELTGAAAQATFTAKLAGIDNLLAAWPVRPDARILLCSSVSGLWGGYGHAAYAASNRLLDVMADRLRLRGHRCTAVRWGLWPGAGIIDGDDITRVERSGLRAMAPDRAVDTGLQDLVADPLVFSADAERLATFLGADTGHESVSAPRQSTETDTDTPTADVDAHAAVRTALGAVLKLTDTTGLDLDASLLDLGVDSLLALDLRKKLKKAIGRSVPLATLLGGVTATELIEHLERSEKETFSRD
- a CDS encoding non-ribosomal peptide synthetase translates to MTDIAETATASPVNARLELMRRKLAERGLAAEHAAADTAPAADPTVLSDGQRRMWFVQGFDPSGVLLNVSLSYRLTGDIDADRLHAAVEAVARRHPILRTTFRADDNGEPHAVVHEVHEDLAPSWTTHDLSEKSERARKLRLEVLAQREFGTPFDLGTESPLRLTLIKTGPAEHVLLLVAHHIAWDDGSWRVFFTDLTRAYAGHQLPATPRAAIPAADTTDEDLGYWREVMANPPEPLELPGPNGSVVPTDFRSQRSTVRLSADTVEKVTALARETGATPYMVLLAAFGALIERYTHTDDFLVATPVLNRDSQDTIGYYGNTVAMRLRPRGDAGFRELVLQTREVALGAFAHQRVNLDRVVRELNPDRRHGAERMTRVSFGFREPDGGGFCPAGVTCERAELRGSHTQLPLGFMVEWDATGATVEAEHLTQVLDAGLAEQMLRHFTVLLDNALADPERALWRLDLFTAEDAEWLTRMATGEAFDTPATTLTDLVTRQAERTPDATAVVYEGRHYTYREINEAANRVAHWLIAQGIGTEDRVAVLLEKSPELVITALGIVKAGAVYLPVDPTYPEDRLSYILSDSDPGIVLREFVTGLDAYPTSDPTDADRVRPLRPDNTAYLIYTSGSTGLPKGVPVPHRPIAEYFVWFGGEYNVTNDDRLLQVASQSFDVSIGEIFGMLAAGARLVIPKPGGLTDIGYLTELLRNEGITSMHFVPSLLGLFLSLPGVNEWRTLQRVPIGGEALPGEIADKFHATFDSLLHNFYGPTETVLNCTRYKVEGKQGARIVPIGKPKINTTIHLLDDALQPVPVGVIGEIYIGGTHVAHGYHRRPGLTAERFVADPFNPGGRMYRSGDLARRNADGEIEFVGRADEQVKIRGFRIELGEVSSAISVDPSVGQAVVVVSDLPSLGKSLVAYVTPAAGADHVDIERIRARVTAALPEYMVPAAYVELDAIPITAHGKIDRRALPEPQIASSTEFREPSTDTELQVAGLFAELLDRARVGADDSFFDLGGHSLLATKLVAAVRGRCGVDVGVQDIFEHATVAGLAAHIDELLASGASAGRPGIVAVVPHDGPLQMSAAQLRQWFQFRIDVSTAGPNPVNNVPFAARLAGPCDVEALIDAVSDVVERHEILRTTYREIDGAPHQIIHPPAPVPVRRAHGDGEDWLQAELDAERRYCFDLETDWPIRAAVLSTGEHHVLSLVVHHIAADHWSGTVLFTDLLTAYHARHAGAPVQLPPLPVQYADFAAWQADLLAGADDTIDEQRRYWTRQLAGLPEENGLYPDFPRPPVPTGEGAALDFGIDADTRAKLIELTRELGVTEFMLLQAAVAIALHKAGQGTDIPLGTPVAGRTAPELDALIGFFINIVVLRNDLSGNPTLREVLRRSRELALAAYQHQDLPFDRVVDAVSPVRSLSRNPLFGVVVHVREDLPADQVIASGDDGETRFTALEPTFDVAHADLSVNFFAQSTGGQGGYKGTVIYRTELYEPATAQRLVDRLHLIIDAFATDSDTTLRDIAVIDPDERALLVEDWSRKAVAPELPQTEGATNVYVLDEWLDPVAVGVIGEVYYAGGAVDASAAATNDVAAQRFVPNPFGPGRLYRTGDRARWTADGRLEPITSGEPRLQAALESTAGVAAAATRYWENRSAPLLAAYVVADPAHAGDPQFAERVRAALPDEFAGAVITFVDDLTPAALTRPAAATSGPYEAPGTRTEQTLADMLVELLGAPRVGRHDDFFTLGGDSILAVQLAARARDAGVAMTARMVFEHPVLAELALAIDNAVATTAGGADAQDVHHAPMAASGLSPDELAALTSAWGQTQDGTP